From a single Rosa rugosa chromosome 7, drRosRugo1.1, whole genome shotgun sequence genomic region:
- the LOC133720550 gene encoding uncharacterized protein LOC133720550 has translation MAPRKKHGNNNSVRPSKSGLHPQHQPQDCYEGERLDHLLQSIQRKIESARLLDNSLPEKIWFKLQFAVGVNDVTRVLERMKPVTSPMAAGLASECNPPAPPPKAKAASNELQAVLIAADSNPRWLTKHLPSLALSRNVPLIFLKDNKGASLRLGQLVKLKTAIAIGVKAKGNAINQLVDEILSGSSQGHLGTECLNSTQLLPAPKGQVQR, from the exons ATGGCGCCCAGAAAGAAACATGGGAACAACAACTCCGTCCGTCCTTCCAAGTCTGGCCTTCACCCTCAACACCAACCCCAAGA TTGCTATGAAGGGGAACGTCTGGATCATCTTCTCCAATCTATTCAGAG AAAAATAGAGTCAGCTAGACTACTGGATAATTCCTTGCCCGAAAAGATATGGTTCAAG CTACAATTTGCAGTTGGGGTGAATGATGTGACTCGTGTTCTTGAACGCATGAAACCAGTGACATCACCAATGGCAGCAGGCTTAGCATCCGAGTGTAACCCCCCTGCTCCTCCTCCTAAAGCTAAAGCAGCATCTAATGAGCTTCAGGCTGTGCTGATAGCCGCTGATTCCAATCCGCGGTGGCTCACGAAGCATCTGCCAAGCTTGGCCCTTTCTAGGAATGTCCCGTTGATCTTTCTCAAGGATAACAAGGGGGCTTCTTTAAGATTGGGTCAGCTTGTTAAACTTAAAACTGCCATTGCTATTGGAGTTAAG GCCAAAGGAAATGCCATCAATCAACTTGTTGACGAAATTCTTAGTGGCAGCAGTCAAGGTCATCTTGGAACCGAATGTCTCAATTCAACTCAACTGCTTCCTGCACCTAAAGGGCAAGTGCAGAGATGA
- the LOC133720549 gene encoding protein translocase subunit SecA, chloroplastic isoform X1: protein MALVKPHSLSPLSSNSRHALPLNNSHFRTSFFAGKPFRLPQTSRISSRRRRRVQAVASLGGLLGGIFKGTDTGESTRQQYAQTVSLINGLEAQMSKLSDSELREKTLQFQQRAKQGESLDSLLPEAFAVIREASRRVLGLRPFDVQLIGGMVLHKGEIAEMRTGEGKTLVAILPAYLNALTGKGVHVVTVNDYLARRDCEWVGQVPRFLGLKVGLIQQNMTSEQRRENYLCDITYVTNSELGFDFLRDNLATSVEELVLRNFNYCVIDEVDSILIDEARTPLIISGPAEKPSDRYYKAAKMASVFERDIHYTVDEKQKTVLLSEQGYEDAEEILGVKDLYDPREQWASYVLNAVKAKELFLRDVNYIIRGKEVLIVDEFTGRVMQGRRWSDGLHQAVEAKEGLPIQNETVTLASISYQNFFLQFPKLCGMTGTAATESTEFESIYKLKVTIVPTNKPMIRKDESDVVFRAATGKWRAVVVEISRMHKTGRPVLVGTTSVEQSDSLSEQLQEVGIPHEVLNAKPENVEREAEIVAQSGRLGAVTIATNMAGRGTDIILGGNAEFMARLKLREMLMPRVVKLTEGGYVSVKKLPPKKSWKVNEKLFPCKLSNEKTKLAEEAVNLAVETWGQRSLTELEAEERLSYSCEKGPALDEVIAKLRSAFLEIMKEYKGYTEEERKKVVSAGGLHVVGTERHESRRVDNQLRGRTGRQGDPGSSRFFLSLEDNIFRIFGGDRIQGLMRAFRVEDLPIESKMLTKALDEAQRKVENYFFDIRKQLFEFDEVLNSQRDRVYTERRRALESDNLQSLIIEYAELTMDDILEANIGSESSKESWDLDKLIKKLQQYCYLLNDLTPDVLRSECSSYEDLQDYLRLRGREAYLQKRTIIESQAPGLMKDAERFLVLNNIDRLWKEHLQALKFVQQAVGLRGYAQRDPLIEYKLEGYNLFLDMMAQIRRNVIYSIYQFQPVMVKKDGDQRENKKSGKLVTNGSGNGNPNSVGSVESSSAA, encoded by the exons ATGGCTCTGGTGAAGCCCCATTCCCTCTCACCTCTCTCTTCCAACTCCCGCCATGCCCTCCCCCTCAACAACTCCCACTTCCGCACTTCTTTCTTCGCCGGAAAACCCTTCCGACTGCCGCAAACCTCACGGATTTCGAGCCGGAGACGCCGGCGAGTGCAGGCAGTGGCTTCGCTGGGAGGTTTGTTGGGCGGGATTTTCAAAGGGACTGACACCGGTGAGTCCACCAGGCAGCAGTACGCTCAGACTGTGTCTCTGATCAACGGCTTGGAAGCTCAGATGTCTAAGCTTTCCGATTCCGAGCTCAGGGAGAAGACTCTGCAGTTTCAACAACGTGCCAAGCAGGGCGAGTCCTTGGACTCTCTTTTACCG GAAGCATTTGCTGTGATCAGAGAGGCTTCGAGGAGGGTTTTAGGCCTTCGTCCCTTTGACGTCCAACTCATAG GTGGCATGGTTCTTCACAAGGGGGAAATAGCTGAAATGAGGACTGGAGAAGgaaagacccttgttgctaTTTTACCAGCGTATTTGAATGCATTAACTGGAAAGGGAGTTCATGTTGTCACTGTCAATGATTATCTGGCCCGACGTGATTGTGAGTGGGTTGGTCAAGTTCCTCGTTTCCTTGGATTGAAGGTTGGCCTAATCCAAC AGAATATGACAAGTGAACAAAGAAGGGAGAACTACTTATGTGACATCACATACGTCACAAACAGCGAGCTTGGTTTTGATTTCCTGAGAGATAATCTGGCCACG AGTGTTGAGGAGCTTGTCTTGAGGAATTTCAATTACTGTGTAATTGATGAGGTTGATTCCATCCTTATTGATGAAGCAAGAACACCTCTCATCATATCTGGACCTGCAGAAAAACCCAGCGATAGGTATTATAAAGCTGCAAAGATGGCTTCAGTGTTTGAGCGAGATATACATTATACT GTGGATGAAAAGCAGAAAACAGTTCTGCTTTCAGAACAAGGATATGAAGATGCTGAAGAGATTCTAGGTGTCAAAGATTTATATGATCCCCGCGAACAGTGGGCATCTTATGTTCTGAATGCCGTGAAAGCAAAAGAACTGTTTCTTAGAGATGTAAATTATATAATTCGTGGAAAAGAGGTTCTTATCGTTGATGAGTTTACAGGACGAGTTATGCAG GGGAGGCGGTGGAGTGATGGACTTCACCAAGCAGTTGAAGCAAAAGAAGGTCTGCCGATTCAAAACGAAACTGTAACTCTGGCATCTATTAGCTACCAAAACTTCTTTCTCCAG TTTCCAAAACTTTGTGGAATGACTGGAACTGCAGCAACTGAAAGCACAGAATTTGAAAGCATATACAAGCTTAAAGTTACAATTGTCCCCACAAACAAGCCTATGATAAGAAAG GATGAGTCTGATGTAGTTTTCAGGGCAGCTACAGGTAAATGGCGGGCAGTTGTAGTAGAGATTTCTAGAATGCACAAAACAGGTCGCCCTGTACTTGTTGGCACAACTAGTGTTGAGCAGAGTGACTCATTGTCTGAGCAGTTGCAAGAAGTTGGCATTCCCCATGAG GTTCTCAACGCAAAACCAGAGAATGTGGAGAGGGAAGCAGAAATTGTGGCACAAAGCGGTCGTCTAGGGGCAGTTACTATTGCAACCAATATGGCAGGTCGAGGAACAGACATAATCCTTGGTGGGAATGCAGAATTTATGGCAAGGTTGAAGCTGCGTGAGATGCTTATGCCAAG AGTTGTAAAACTAACTGAAGGAGGTTACGTCTCAGTGAAAAAACTTCCGCCGAAAAAGTCCTGGAAG GTTAATGAAAAGCTATTTCCATGCAAACTGTCCAATGAAAAGACCAAGTTAGCTGAGGAAGCTGTGAATTTAGCTGTTGAAACTTGGGGTCAGAGATCATTGACGGAGCTTGAAGCAGAGGAACGTCTTTCTTATTCTTGCGAAAAG GGACCTGCTTTGGATGAAGTGATAGCCAAACTGCGGAGTGCTTTTTTAGAAATCATGAAAGAATATAAGGGCTACACAGAGGAAGAAAGGAAGAAG GTTGTGTCAGCTGGTGGGCTTCATGTTGTCGGGACAGAACGCCATGAATCTCGCCGAGTTGATAATCAG TTACGTGGTCGAACTGGACGGCAGGGGGATCCTGGAAGTTCACGCTTCTTCTTAAGTCTTGAAGATAACATCTTTCGTATATTTGGTGGAGATCGTATTCAG GGTTTAATGAGAGCTTTTAGAGTCGAGGACTTGCCAATTGAGTCCAAGATGCTGACCAAAGCACTAGATGAAGCTCAGCGGAAAGTGGAAAACTATTTTTTCGATATTCGAAAGCAATTGTTTGAATTTGATGAAGTCCTAAACAGCCAAAGAGACCGTGTGTATACGGAAAGAAGGAGAGCCCTTGAATCTGACAATCTGCAATCACTTATAATTGAATATGCTGAACTAACAATGGATGATATCTTAGAG GCAAATATTGGTTCAGAGTCTTCAAAAGAAAGCTGGGATCTTGATAAGCTCATCAAGAAACTTCAACA ATATTGCTATCTATTGAATGATTTGACACCGGATGTGCTGAGGAGCGAATGTTCAAGTTATGAAGATTTGCAGGACTACCTCCGTCTTCGAGGTCGTGAAGCATATTTGCAGAAAAGG ACTATTATCGAGAGCCAGGCACCGGGCTTGATGAAGGACGCTGAACGGTTCTTAGTTTTAAACAATATTGACCGATTGTGGAAGGAGCACTTACAAGCACTCAAGTTCGTTCAGCAAGCTGTTGGTTTGCGTGGGTACGCACAGCGGGATCCACTTATTGAATATAAGCTTGAAGGCTACAATCTTTTCTTGGACATGATGGCACAGATAAGAAGAAATGTTATATATTCCATATACCAG TTTCAACCTGTGATGGTAAAGAAGGATGGGGACCAAAGAGAGAATAAGAAATCAGGAAAACTTGTCACTAATGGTAGCGGTAATGGTAACCCCAATTCAGTTGGCAGTGTTGAGTCTTCTTCAGCAGCTTAG
- the LOC133720549 gene encoding protein translocase subunit SECA1, chloroplastic isoform X2 yields the protein MALVKPHSLSPLSSNSRHALPLNNSHFRTSFFAGKPFRLPQTSRISSRRRRRVQAVASLGGLLGGIFKGTDTGESTRQQYAQTVSLINGLEAQMSKLSDSELREKTLQFQQRAKQGESLDSLLPEAFAVIREASRRVLGLRPFDVQLIGGMVLHKGEIAEMRTGEGKTLVAILPAYLNALTGKGVHVVTVNDYLARRDCEWVGQVPRFLGLKVGLIQQNMTSEQRRENYLCDITYVTNSELGFDFLRDNLATSVEELVLRNFNYCVIDEVDSILIDEARTPLIISGPAEKPSDRYYKAAKMASVFERDIHYTVDEKQKTVLLSEQGYEDAEEILGVKDLYDPREQWASYVLNAVKAKELFLRDVNYIIRGKEVLIVDEFTGRVMQGRRWSDGLHQAVEAKEGLPIQNETVTLASISYQNFFLQFPKLCGMTGTAATESTEFESIYKLKVTIVPTNKPMIRKDESDVVFRAATGKWRAVVVEISRMHKTGRPVLVGTTSVEQSDSLSEQLQEVGIPHEVLNAKPENVEREAEIVAQSGRLGAVTIATNMAGRGTDIILGGNAEFMARLKLREMLMPRVVKLTEGGYVSVKKLPPKKSWKVNEKLFPCKLSNEKTKLAEEAVNLAVETWGQRSLTELEAEERLSYSCEKGPALDEVIAKLRSAFLEIMKEYKGYTEEERKKVVSAGGLHVVGTERHESRRVDNQLRGRTGRQGDPGSSRFFLSLEDNIFRIFGGDRIQGLMRAFRVEDLPIESKMLTKALDEAQRKVENYFFDIRKQLFEFDEVLNSQRDRVYTERRRALESDNLQSLIIEYAELTMDDILEANIGSESSKESWDLDKLIKKLQQYCYLLNDLTPDVLRSECSSYEDLQDYLRLRDYYREPGTGLDEGR from the exons ATGGCTCTGGTGAAGCCCCATTCCCTCTCACCTCTCTCTTCCAACTCCCGCCATGCCCTCCCCCTCAACAACTCCCACTTCCGCACTTCTTTCTTCGCCGGAAAACCCTTCCGACTGCCGCAAACCTCACGGATTTCGAGCCGGAGACGCCGGCGAGTGCAGGCAGTGGCTTCGCTGGGAGGTTTGTTGGGCGGGATTTTCAAAGGGACTGACACCGGTGAGTCCACCAGGCAGCAGTACGCTCAGACTGTGTCTCTGATCAACGGCTTGGAAGCTCAGATGTCTAAGCTTTCCGATTCCGAGCTCAGGGAGAAGACTCTGCAGTTTCAACAACGTGCCAAGCAGGGCGAGTCCTTGGACTCTCTTTTACCG GAAGCATTTGCTGTGATCAGAGAGGCTTCGAGGAGGGTTTTAGGCCTTCGTCCCTTTGACGTCCAACTCATAG GTGGCATGGTTCTTCACAAGGGGGAAATAGCTGAAATGAGGACTGGAGAAGgaaagacccttgttgctaTTTTACCAGCGTATTTGAATGCATTAACTGGAAAGGGAGTTCATGTTGTCACTGTCAATGATTATCTGGCCCGACGTGATTGTGAGTGGGTTGGTCAAGTTCCTCGTTTCCTTGGATTGAAGGTTGGCCTAATCCAAC AGAATATGACAAGTGAACAAAGAAGGGAGAACTACTTATGTGACATCACATACGTCACAAACAGCGAGCTTGGTTTTGATTTCCTGAGAGATAATCTGGCCACG AGTGTTGAGGAGCTTGTCTTGAGGAATTTCAATTACTGTGTAATTGATGAGGTTGATTCCATCCTTATTGATGAAGCAAGAACACCTCTCATCATATCTGGACCTGCAGAAAAACCCAGCGATAGGTATTATAAAGCTGCAAAGATGGCTTCAGTGTTTGAGCGAGATATACATTATACT GTGGATGAAAAGCAGAAAACAGTTCTGCTTTCAGAACAAGGATATGAAGATGCTGAAGAGATTCTAGGTGTCAAAGATTTATATGATCCCCGCGAACAGTGGGCATCTTATGTTCTGAATGCCGTGAAAGCAAAAGAACTGTTTCTTAGAGATGTAAATTATATAATTCGTGGAAAAGAGGTTCTTATCGTTGATGAGTTTACAGGACGAGTTATGCAG GGGAGGCGGTGGAGTGATGGACTTCACCAAGCAGTTGAAGCAAAAGAAGGTCTGCCGATTCAAAACGAAACTGTAACTCTGGCATCTATTAGCTACCAAAACTTCTTTCTCCAG TTTCCAAAACTTTGTGGAATGACTGGAACTGCAGCAACTGAAAGCACAGAATTTGAAAGCATATACAAGCTTAAAGTTACAATTGTCCCCACAAACAAGCCTATGATAAGAAAG GATGAGTCTGATGTAGTTTTCAGGGCAGCTACAGGTAAATGGCGGGCAGTTGTAGTAGAGATTTCTAGAATGCACAAAACAGGTCGCCCTGTACTTGTTGGCACAACTAGTGTTGAGCAGAGTGACTCATTGTCTGAGCAGTTGCAAGAAGTTGGCATTCCCCATGAG GTTCTCAACGCAAAACCAGAGAATGTGGAGAGGGAAGCAGAAATTGTGGCACAAAGCGGTCGTCTAGGGGCAGTTACTATTGCAACCAATATGGCAGGTCGAGGAACAGACATAATCCTTGGTGGGAATGCAGAATTTATGGCAAGGTTGAAGCTGCGTGAGATGCTTATGCCAAG AGTTGTAAAACTAACTGAAGGAGGTTACGTCTCAGTGAAAAAACTTCCGCCGAAAAAGTCCTGGAAG GTTAATGAAAAGCTATTTCCATGCAAACTGTCCAATGAAAAGACCAAGTTAGCTGAGGAAGCTGTGAATTTAGCTGTTGAAACTTGGGGTCAGAGATCATTGACGGAGCTTGAAGCAGAGGAACGTCTTTCTTATTCTTGCGAAAAG GGACCTGCTTTGGATGAAGTGATAGCCAAACTGCGGAGTGCTTTTTTAGAAATCATGAAAGAATATAAGGGCTACACAGAGGAAGAAAGGAAGAAG GTTGTGTCAGCTGGTGGGCTTCATGTTGTCGGGACAGAACGCCATGAATCTCGCCGAGTTGATAATCAG TTACGTGGTCGAACTGGACGGCAGGGGGATCCTGGAAGTTCACGCTTCTTCTTAAGTCTTGAAGATAACATCTTTCGTATATTTGGTGGAGATCGTATTCAG GGTTTAATGAGAGCTTTTAGAGTCGAGGACTTGCCAATTGAGTCCAAGATGCTGACCAAAGCACTAGATGAAGCTCAGCGGAAAGTGGAAAACTATTTTTTCGATATTCGAAAGCAATTGTTTGAATTTGATGAAGTCCTAAACAGCCAAAGAGACCGTGTGTATACGGAAAGAAGGAGAGCCCTTGAATCTGACAATCTGCAATCACTTATAATTGAATATGCTGAACTAACAATGGATGATATCTTAGAG GCAAATATTGGTTCAGAGTCTTCAAAAGAAAGCTGGGATCTTGATAAGCTCATCAAGAAACTTCAACA ATATTGCTATCTATTGAATGATTTGACACCGGATGTGCTGAGGAGCGAATGTTCAAGTTATGAAGATTTGCAGGACTACCTCCGTCTTCGAG ACTATTATCGAGAGCCAGGCACCGGGCTTGATGAAGGACGCTGA